The following coding sequences lie in one Lolium perenne isolate Kyuss_39 chromosome 2, Kyuss_2.0, whole genome shotgun sequence genomic window:
- the LOC139829751 gene encoding SUMO-conjugating enzyme SCE1-like, with the protein MASGGIARGRLAEERKSWRKNHPHGFVAKPETLPDGTVNLMVWKCVIPGKQGTDWEGGYFPLTLEFNDNYPSNPPTCKFPAGFFHVNVYNTGAVCLSILSSGWKPSITVKQVLVGIQELLDDPNPNSAAQGFCNELYKKNMPEYKNRVRQQAKQYPSRV; encoded by the exons ATGGCGTCTGGAGGCATCGCCCGCGGCCGCCTCGCCGAGGAGCGCAAGTCGTGGCGCAAGAACCACCCCCAC GGATTCGTGGCCAAGCCGGAGACCCTGCCGGATGGGACCGTCAACCTCATGGTCTGGAAGTGCGTCATCCCCGGCAAGCAAGGC ACTGACTGGGAGGGTGGGTATTTTCCCTTGACTTTGGAGTTTAATGATAATTACCCAAGTAACCCTCCCACCTGCAAGTTTCCGGCAGGTTTCTTCCACGTCAATGTCTACAACACTGGGGCAGTATGCCTATCAATCCTGAGTAGT GGTTGGAAACCATCAATTACCGTAAAGCAGGTTCTTGTAGGCATCCAGGAGTTGCTTGATGACCCAAATCCTAACTCTGCTGCACAGGGTTTTTGTAACGAACTCTATAAAAAG AATATGCCAGAGTACAAGAATCGTGTTCGACAACAGGCGAAGCAATATCCTTCACGGGTGTAA
- the LOC127330712 gene encoding uncharacterized protein, with amino-acid sequence MLALAPPTKMSPCCLCLTPLLLFPAMTTTGLITREALVLLLLALAGIALVPPPCDALQLQDAALIDDVVMEAAEEWYNGKHRRTGVTYPLSLPGSLSAVDASVSRFRAGSLKRHGVLRFGEFSVPQGLVVPGRPAASHLLAVRVNLGNLSAVYAEYAARGGGYRIASPVLGLMFYDLEPRNGTAALEVCVTGAAISVNFSMAVPALQPGVVPLCMAVWLNGTVAVTDVQAGSNTCHLWDQGHVALVLGGVGDGGDAVAEAGEASRWKLALFGAALGAGGTVLLGLVLVALLSVQRRKSEMAEMERRAYEEEALRVAMVGHVRAPSASGSRTTPDELENEYRVTL; translated from the coding sequence ATGCTCGCTTTGGCTCCTCCAACAAAAATGTCCCCATGCTGTCTCTGCCTTACGCCGCTCCTTCTATTTCCAGCCATGACGACCACTGGTCTGATCACTCGTGAAGCCCTCGTCCTGCTGCTCCTCGCCTTGGCCGGCATTGCGCTCGTACCGCCGCCATGCGACGCCCTGCAGCTGCAGGACGCGGCCTtgatcgacgacgtcgtcatggAGGCCGCGGAGGAGTGGTACAACGGGAAGCACCGGAGGACGGGCGTCACGTACCCGCTCTCGCTCCCGGGGAGCCTGTCCGCCGTCGACGCCAGCGTGTCACGGTTCCGCGCCGGCAGCCTCAAGCGGCACGGCGTCCTCCGGTTCGGCGAGTTCTCCGTGCCCCAGGGCCTCGTCGTGCCCGGTCGGCCCGCCGCCTCGCACCTCCTCGCCGTGCGCGTCAACCTGGGCAACCTCTCGGCCGTCTACGCCGAGTACGCGGCGAGAGGCGGCGGCTACCGCATCGCGTCGCCGGTTCTCGGGCTCATGTTCTACGACCTGGAGCCGCGCAACGGCACGGCGGCGCTCGAGGTCTGCGTCACGGGCGCGGCCATAAGTGTCAACTTCTCGATGGCGGTCCCGGCGCTCCAGCCAGGGGTCGTGCCGCTCTGCATGGCGGTGTGGCTAAACGGCACCGTCGCCGTGACGGACGTGCAGGCCGGGAGCAACACCTGCCACCTGTGGGACCAGGGGCACGTCGCGCTCGTCCTCGGCGGTGTGGGCGACGGCGGTGACGCGGTGGCGGAGGCCGGGGAAGCGAGCAGGTGGAAGCTGGCGTTGTTCGGCGCAGCGCTGGGCGCGGGCGGCACGGTGCTGCTGGGGCTGGTCCTCGTGGCGCTGTTGAGCGTGCAACGCCGCAAATCAGAGATGGCGGAGATGGAGCGGCGGGCGTACGAGGAGGAGGCGCTGCGCGTGGCCATGGTCGGTCACGTCCGTGCGCCGTCGGCCTCTGGGTCGCGCACCACGCCGGACGAGTTGGAGAACGAGTACCGTGTCACCTTGTGA